GCGGGGGCGGCGGGGGCGGCGGCGGTGACGGTTTCGTCGGCGCCACGCTGAACGGCGTAACCGGCGTGATGACCGGCGGCGCGGGCGGAAACGGCGGCAACGCCACCAGCAACTCGCTGCTGGCCGGCGCGGATGGCGGCAGCGGCGGCGGCGGCGGAGCCGGTGCGGTGCTATCGGGCAGCGGCAGCACGAGCACTGCGGCCAACGTCAGCGGCGGGGCTGGCGGCAGCGGGGGCACGGCATTGTCGTCGGGCGGGGCGGGTTTCGGCGGCGGCGGCGGCTCGGGTCTCGTCGATAGCGGCGTCAACGTCACGAACAGCTTTTCCATCACCGGCGGCAACGGCGGCGCGGGCGGCAGCGGAGCCCAGGCCGGCACCGGCCGAAGCGGCGGGAACGGCGGCGCGGGCGTCACCGGCTCGTCGTTCACGTTGACCAATACCGGCATCGTGCAAGGCGGCAACGGCGGCGCCACCGGCGGCAACGGCAGCGGGACCGGCACGGGCGTGCTCGGGGCCGGCGGTGTCGGCGTGCAGGGTGCGAATCTGCAGATCGTCAACGGCGGCACGATCTCCGGCGGCACAGCCGGAGACAGCAGCACGCGCGCTAACGCGATCGCTTTCACCGGCGGCGCCAACAGCCTCCAGTTGCAACTGGGCTGGAGCTTCGTCGGCAACGTCGTCAGCACCGGCGGCACCAGCACGCTGATCCTCGGCGGCGACGCGACGAACGTGTCCGCGAATCAGGCCGGCACGTCGGTGTCGACGGTGTTCGCGCTGTCGCAGATCGGTACGGTGTTTCAGGGGTTTTCGGGCTTCCAGAAAACCGGCGCGAGCACATGGCAGTTGATCGGCTCCACGTCCGACTCGACGCCGTGGACCATTTCGGCCGGCGTGCTGCAACTGGGCAACGGCACGACGAACGGCTCGATCACCGGCAACGTGACCAACAACGCGACGCTGGCGTTCGACCCCGCGTCCGGCACGACGCTGACGAACGCGAGCGAGATCTCCGGCACCGGCCAGGTCCAGCAGATCGGCGCGGGCATCACCGTGTTGAGCGGCGTGAACAGCTATGCGGGCGGGACGGCGATCAACGCCGGCACGTTGCAGGTCGCGGCCGACGCGAACCTCGGCGCGGCTGCCGGTACGCTCGCGTTCAACGGCGGCACGCTGAACACGACGGCGAGTTTCGCGTCGTCGCGCGCAACGACGCTCGATGCCGGCGGCGGCACATTCGACGTCGGCTCCGGCACGACGCTGACGATGGGCGGCGCGATTTCCGGCGCGGGTCTGCTCACGAAAACCGATACGGGCTCGCTGGTGCTGACCGGCACGAACAGCTACGCAGGCGGCACGACGATCAGCGCGGGCACGCTGCAACTGGGCGACGGCACGACGAACGGCTCGATCACCGGCAACGTGACGAACAACGCGACGCTCGCGTTCGACCCGGCCGCGAGCACGACGCTGACGAACACCAGCGCGATCTCCGGTACCGGCCAGGCGCAACAGATCGGCTCGGGCACAACGGTGCTGACCGGCGCGAGCACCTACACCGGCGGCACGACGATCAGCGCGGGTGTGCTGCAACTCGGCGACGGCACGACGAACGGTTCGATCACCGGCAACGTGACGAACGACGCGACGTTCGCGTTCGATCCCGCGTCCGGCACGACGATGACGAACCCCGGCGCGATCTCCGGTACCGGCCAGGTCCAGCAGATCGGCGCGGGAACAACCGTGCTGACCGGCGTGAACACGTACACCGGCGGTACGACGATCAGCGGCGGTGTGCTGCAACTGGGCGACGGCACGACGAACGGATCGATTACCGGCAGCGTGACCAACAACGCGACGCTCGCGTTCGATCCCGCGTCCGGCACGACGATCACGAATGCCGGCGTGATTTCCGGTTCCGGCGACGTGCAGCAGATCGGCGCGGGCATCACGATGTTGAGCGGCGCGAATACCTACACCGGCGGCACGACGATCGATGCCGGCACGTTGCAGGTCGCGGCCGACGACAACCTCGGCGGCGCAGCGGGCGCGCTGACGTTCAACGGCGGCACGCTGAACACGACCGCGAGTTTCGCGTCGTCGCGCGCGACGACGCTCGATGCGGGCGGCGGCACATTCGACGTCGGCTCCGGCACGACGCTGACGATGGGCGGCACGATCTCCGGCGCGGGACTGCTCACGAAAACCGATACGGGCGTTCTTGTGCTGACCGGCACGAACGGCTACACCGGCGGCACGACGATCAGCGCGGGCACGCTGCAACTGGGCAACGGCACGACGAACGGTTCGATCACCGGCAACGTGACGAACAACGCGACGCTCGCGTTCGATCCGGCAGCGAGCACGACGCTGACGAACGCTAGCGCGATCTCCGGCACGGGCCAGGTGCAACAGATCGGCATCGGCACGACGGTGCTGACCGGCGCGAGCAGCTACACCGGCGGCACGACGATCAGCGCGGGCGTGCTGCAACTCGGAGACGGCACCACCAACGGTTCGATCACCGGCAACGTGACGAACGACGCGACGCTTGCGTTCGACCCGGCAACCGGCACGACGATGACGAATTCCGGTCTGATCTCCGGCGCGGGCCAGGTCCAGCAGATCGGCGCCGGCACGACGGTGCTGTCCGGCACGAACGCGTACACCGGCGGCACGACGATCGACGCCGGCACGCTGCAACTGGCGAACGCAAGCGCCGCCGGCACGGGAACCGTGACGGTCGACACCGCGGCGGGCAACACCGCGCAAGGCCTGAGCCTCGCGTTTTCCAGCGCCGGCAATTTCGCCAACACGCTGTCCGGCAGCGGCGTGACCACGGTCGCGGCCGGATCGGCGCTCGCGACGATCACCGGCAGCAACGCGTCCTATGCGGGCAACTGGCAGATCGCCGGCAACGCGGCCGTTGCACCGGCGAGCACGACGTCGACGGCCAATCTCGGCACCGGCACGGTCAACGTCGCGGCGGGCGGCGGCCTGACCGTCGCGACCAGTGGCGCGTTTGCGTTCAACAATGCGCTGACCGGATCGGGCGCGCTGTCCGCGTCCAGCGGCGGCCAGGCGTTTTCGTTCGGCAGCGCCGCCGGCAGCGCGTTCCAGGGGACGGCCACGCTGTCGAACGATACGTTCGCGCTGGCGGGCGCCAATACCACCGCGCTGACGAACGCGACGCTGGTGCTCGGCGCGGGCAACGTGACTACGGTCGGCGACGGCAACCACACCATCGGCGCGCTGACGTTCGACGGCGGCACCGCGGTGTTCGACGGCACCGCGCCCGCGCAGCAGGTCGCGACGAGTCTCGTCACCACCGGCGCGCTCGACATCAGCGGCAGCGGCGCGGTGCGGATCAACGTGCCGAACCCGTACGAGCCGCCCGTGCCGACGCCGTCGGGCGACCTGTCGCTGTTCCAGCAGAGCCAGATGAACAACGGGCTGAAACTGATCGCGGCCGCGAGCGTGACCGGCACCGGCAGCGGCCTGGCGCTGGAGGATCAGAACGGCAATGCCGTGAGCGCCGCGCAGAACGTGAACGTGCAGCAGAACGGCAACGTGGTCGCGATCGGCACATACGACTATGCGCTGGGGACCGGCGCCAGCGATGACGGTCTCTATGTCGGCTACCAGTTGAACCAGCTCGCGCTGCAGGCCGGCCAGAGCCTGACGTTGACCGAGGACCCCGGCGCGACCGGCGCGGACGCCGACCTCGCGGCGCAACTCACCGGGACCGGCAATCTCGTGATCGCGGCGAACGACGTCGTGTCGCTGTCGAACGCGGGCAACACGTTCACCGGCACGACGCTCGTGCAAAGCGGCACGTTGCAGGCGAATGCGGCGAACGTGATCGCGTCGTCGGGCGCGGTCGACGTCGAGAGCACGTTCGACACGAACGGCTTCTCGCAGTCGCTGAACAACCTGACCGGCACGGCCGCCGCGAGCATCGCGTTGTCCGGCAACGACACGCTGACGCTGAACGGCGGCGCGAGCCCGAACACGTTCGCCGGCGTGATCGGCGGCGCCGGCAGTCTGGTGCAGGCGAGCGGCACCGAGGTCCTGACCGGCGCGAACACGTACACGGGCGGCACGACGATCAGCGGCGGCACGCTGCAACTGGGCGACGGCACGACGAACGGTTCGATCACCGGCAACGTGACGAACGACGCGACGCTCGCCTTCGACCCGGCCGCGGCCACCACGATGACGAATCCCGGACTGATTTCCGGCAGCGGCCAGGTGCAGCAGATGGGCGCGGGGACGACGGTGTTCACCGGCACGCAGACCTATACGGGCGGCACGACGATCAGCGCGGGCGTGCTGCAACTCGGCGACGGCACGACGAACGGCGCGATCGCCGGCAGCGTGACCGACAACGCGACGCTCGCCTTCGATCCCGCGACCGGCACGACGACGTCCCATGCCGGCGTGATTTCCGGCCTGGGCGTGGTCCAGCAGATCGGCGCGGGGACGACCGTGCTGACCGGCGCGAACACCTACACGGGCGGCACGACGATCAGCAGTGGCGTGCTGCAGCTCGGCGACGGCACGACGAACGGTTCGATCGCCGGCAGCGTGACGAACGACGCGACGCTCGCCTTCGATCCGGCCGCAGGCACGACGACCACGAATGCCGGCATGATTTCCGGCTCGGGCGACGTGCAGCAGATCGGCGCGGGCATCACGGTGTTGAGCGGCGCGAATGCCTATACCGGCGGCACGACGCTAAACGCAGGCACGTTGCAGGTCGCGGCCGACGACAACCTCGGCGGCGCAGCGGGCGCGCTGACGTTCAACGGCGGCACGTTGAACACGACCGCGAGTTTCGCGTCGTCGCGCGCGACGACGCTGAATGCCGGCGGCGGCACGTTCGGCGTCGGCTCAGCTACCACGTTGACGATGGGCGGCGTGATTTCCGGGGCGGGTGCGCTGACGAAAACCGATGCCGGTTCGCTGGTGCTGACCGGCACGAACAGCTACACAGGCGGCACGACGATCAGCGTCGGCACGCTGCAACTCGGCAACGGCACGACGAACGGTTCGGTCGCCGGCAACGTGACGAACAACGCAACGCTTGCGTTCGATCCGGCCGCCGGCACGACGATGGCCAACGCCAGCGTCATTGCCGGCGCGGGCCAGGTGCAACAGATCGGCACCGGCACGACGGTGCTGACCGGCGCGAGCAGCTACACCGGCGGCACGACGATCAGCGCGGGCGTGCTGCAACTCGGCGACGGCACCACCAATGGCGCGATCACCGGCAACGTGACGGATAACGCGACGCTCGCGTTCGACCCGGCCGCGAGCACGACGCTGACCAGCGCCGTCGCGATTTCCGGCGCGGGCCAGGTCCAGCAGATCGGCACGGGCACGACGAACCTGACCGGCGACAGCAGCACGTTCGCTGGTGCAACGAGCGTCACCAGCGGCACGCTGCTGGTGAGCGGCGCGCTCGGCGACGCGGGCAGCACGGCGAGCGTGTCGTCGGGCGGCACGCTCGGCGGCGGCGGGACGCTCGGCGGCAGCGTCAGCGTCGCGGACGGCACGCTCGCGCCCGGCACCACGAGCGTCAGCGGCAGCCCCGGCACGCTGACGATCGGCGGCGACCTCGCGCTGACCGGCGCGTCCACGCTCAACTATCACTTCGGCCAGGCGAACGTGGTCGGCGGCCCGTTCAACGACCTGACCGAAGTCGGCGGCAACCTGACGCTCGCCGGCACGCTGAACGTCACGTCGTCCGTCGGCAGCTTCGACCCCGGCATCTACCGGATCATCAGCTACGGCGGCGCGCTGACCGACAACGGCCTTACGGTCGGCGCGTTGCCGTCCGGCACGTCCGCGACGGTGCAGACGTCGATCGCGACCGAGGTGAACCTGCTGAACACGACCGGCGTGACCGCGAACTTCTGGGACGGCGCGAGCAGCCCGCGCAACAACGGCGCGGTCGACGGCGGCGACGGCGTCTGGCAGTCGGCGGCCGGCAACGACAACTGGGTCGCAAGCGACGGCGCGCTCAACGTGCCGTACACGAGCGGCGCGTTCGCGATCTTCGCGGCGACGCCGGGGACCGTCACCGTCGACAACAGCGCCGGTCCGGTGGTGTCCGGCGGCATGCAGTTCGCCATCGGCGGCTATCGGGTCGAAGGCGGTCCGATCACGATGGCCGCGGGCGGTCACTTCATTCGCGTCGGCGACGGCACCGAGGACGGAACTGGTTATGTCGCGACGATCGCGTCCGCGCTGACCGGCAGCGGCGGGATCGACAAGGACGATCTCGGCACATTGATACTCACCGGCGCGAACAGCTACACCGGCGGCACGACGATCAGCGGCGGCGTGCTGCAACTCGGCGACGGCACGACGAACGGTTCGATCACCGGCAACGTGACGAACAACGCGACGCTCGCATTCGATCCCGCCTCCGGTACGACGATGACGAATCCCGGTCTGATTTCCGGCACCGGTCAGGTCCAGCAGATCGGCGCGGGGACCACGGTGTTCACCGGCACGCAGACCTATACCGGCGGCACGACGATCGGCGCGGGCGTGCTGCAACTCGGCGACGGCACGACGAACGGCGCGCTCGCCGGCAACGTGACGAACGACGCAACGCTCGCGTTCGACCCGGCCGCCAGCACGACGACCACGAATTCCAGTGTGATTTCAGGCACGGGTCAGGTGCAGCAGATCGGCGCGGGCGTCACGGTGTTGGGCGGCGCGAATGCGTACACCGGCGGCACCGCGATCAACGCGGGTACGTTGCAGGTCGCGGCCGACAACAATCTCGGCGGCGCAGCGGGCGCGCTGACGTTCAACGGCGGCGCGTTGAACACGACCGCGAGTTTTGCATCGTCGCGCGCGACCACACTGAACGCGAACGGCGGCACGTTCGACGTCGATGCGGCCACGACGTTGACGATGAGCGGCGCGCTATCCGGCGCGGGTGGGCTCACGAAAACCGATACCGGCACGCTGGTGCTGACCGGCACGAACACCTATGCAGGCGGCACGACGATCAGCGGCGGCACGCTGCAACTCGGCGACGGCACGACGAACGGCGTGATCACCGGCAACGTGACCAATAACGCAACGCTGGCATTCGACCCGGCCGCCGGCACGACGCTGACCAGCGCCGTCGCGATCTCGGGCGCGGGCCTGGTCCAGCAGACAGGCGTCGGCACGACGAACCTGACCGGCGACAGCAGCGCCTTCTCGGGCGTGACGAACGTGACCGGCGGCGCGCTGCTGGTGAGCGGCGCGCTCGGCGGCGCGGGCAGCACGACCACTGCCTCGTCGGGCGGCACGCTCGGCGGCGGCGGGACGCTCGGCGGCAACGTCAGCGTCGCGGACGGCACGCTCGCGCCGGGCGACGCGCGGCTCGGCGGCGGCCCCGGCACGCTGACGATCGGCGGCGACCTCGCGCTGACCGGCGCGTCCACGCTCGACTATCACTTCGGCCAGGCGAACGTGATCGGCGGCCCGTTCAACGACCTGACCGACGTCGGCGGCAATCTCACGCTCGCCGGCACGCTGAACGTCACGTCGTCCGTCGGCAGCTTCGACCCCGGCATCTACCGGATCATCGGCTACGGCGGCGGGTTGACCAACAACGGCCTCTCGATCGGCGCGCTGCCCGCCGGCACGACGGCGGCGGTCCAGACGTCGATCGCGAACGAGGTCAACCTGCTGAACACGACCGGCATCACCGCGGACTTCTGGGACGGCGCGAGCAGCCCGCGCAACAACGGCGCGGTCGACGGCGGCGACGGCGTCTGGCAGTCGGCGGCCGGCAACGACAACTGGGTCGCAAGCGACGGCGCGCTCAACGTGCCGTACACGAACGGCGCGTTCGCGATCTTCGCGGCCGCGCCCGGCACGGTGACCGTCGACACCAGCGTTGGTCCGGTCGTGTCCGGCGGCATGCAGTTCGCGAGCGACGGCTACCGGATTCAGGGCGGCCCGATCACGCTCGCGGCCGGCACCGACCTGATCCGCGTCGGCGACGGCACCGAGGACGGGGCAGGTTATGTCGCGACGATCGCATCGGAACTGACCGGCAGCGGCGGGATCGACAAGGACGATCTCGGCACGCTGGTGTTGAGCGGCGCGAACACGTACACCGGCGGCACGACGGTCAGCGCCGGCACGCTGCGGCTTGCCGGCGGGGGGACGCTCGGCGCGGCCGGCGGCGCGACGACGGTGTCGGGCGGCCTGCTCGACCTCGGCGGCACCACGCAGACGCAGGACGCGGGCCTCACGCTCGTCAGCGGCGAAGTGAACAACGGCACGCTGTTTTCTTCGACGGGTTTTGCGTTGCAGTCCGGTTCCGCGAGCGCGTCGCTGGCGGGCAGCGGCGCGCTCGACAAGACCACGGCGGGCACCGTGACGCTGACCGGCGCGAACACGTACACCGGCGCGACGACGATCGACGCCGGCACGCTCGCGATCGGCAGCGGCGGTTCGATCGCGGCGAGCAGCGGCGTGACGCTGACCGCCGCCGGCGCGGTGTTCGACGTCACCGCCGGCGGCAACCAGACCGTGAAGGATCTGGCGGGCGTCGCCGGCTCGACGGTGGACGTCGGCGCGAGCACGCTGAACTTCGGCACCGGCAACTCGACGACGTTCGCCGGTTCGTTCACCGGCAGCGGCGCGCTGGTGTGGCAGGGCGGCGGCACGTTCTCGCTGACCGGCGACAGCAGCCGCTTCGGCGGCACGACGACCGTGGCCGCCGGCACCTTCGCGATCGGCACGGATGCCGCGCCGGATGCGAGCCTCGGCGGCGACGTCGTCGTGTCGGGCGGCACGCTGAAGGGCTTCGGCACGATCGGCGGCAATCTCGCGAACCGGAGCGGCACCGTCGCGCCCGGCGGATCGATCGGCACGCTGACGGTGTCGGGCAACTACACGCAGAACGCGGGCGGCACGCTGGCCATCGAGGTGAATCCGGCGAGCGCGTCGCAACTGAAGGTCGGCGGCGCGGCGAGTCTCGACGGCAAACTCGCGCTGCTGTTCGCGCCCGGCACCTATAACCCGACGAGCTACAAGCTGCTGACCGCGCAGAGCGTCGGCGGCACGTTTTCCGCCGTGAGCGGCAGCAACCCGGGCGGGCTCACCCAGTCGATCGACTACCACCCCGCCGACGTGACGCTGCGGCTCAGCACGCCGTCGCCGTCGTCGCCGAGCCTTCCGCCGCCGCCGCTCGTCGTCGCGCCGGACAACGACACGATCTATACCGCGCTGACCAGCATCGCGGTGCTGAACGCGCAGCAGATCAACGGCATTCTGCTCGACCGGATCGGCCAGCGTCGCGCCGGCATCGCGGACGGCCCGGTCGCGGGACTCGGAGACCCCGCGCCCCAACTGCAATACGCCAGCGCGTTCGGCCCGTTGCCGGCGGTGCAGTCGTTGCCCACGGCCGCGCGCGGCGCATGGTTTCGCGGCATCGGCAACTTCACGTCATTGAGCGGCCGCGCCGGCGCGCCGGGTTTCACCGGCTCGACCGGCGGGTTCCTGCTCGGTTACGACCAGCCGTTTGCGGACAACGCGTATCTCGGCGTCGCGGGCGGTTATCTGAACAGCAGCGTCGACGAGCATTCGACGTCGAGCGGCTCGATCGAGAGCGCGCGAATCTCGCTGTACGGCGGCGTCGTGCTCGGCCCGAGCCTCTTCACCGCGACGGCGGGTTACGCGCACGACTGGATGCGCACCGAACGCGGCATCGCCGGGATCGGCACCGCGCGCGAAAGCCACGGCGGCGACGAGGCGACGTTCGCGGGCCAGTGGAGCATGCCGCTCGCGATTCCGGGCCTCGCGGGCGGCAGCGCGACGCTGACGCCGAAGGTTGGCATCCAGTACGTTCACCTGTCCGAAGGCGGCTTCACCGATACCGGCGCGGGCGGCTTCGACCTCGGCGCGGACAGCCGCAGCGCGGACAGCTTCCAGCCGTATTTCGGGTTCGCCCTCGGGCAGCGGTTCACGACCCGCGGCGGCACCGACATCACGCCCGAACTGCGCGTCGGTTATGCGTATGAAACGCTGTCGAACGCGCGCCGCATGACCGTGATCGCGGCGGACGGCACGGCCTTCCCGGTGACCGGCGTGCCGCCGTCGCGCAACCAGTTGACCG
The Paraburkholderia caballeronis genome window above contains:
- a CDS encoding autotransporter-associated beta strand repeat-containing protein; the protein is MLAAGPAYADGAGGPNSAALGGSSGINGGAGGGGGVGGVGGANTGANVGAGGNGSATGTGGAGSSGTATGGGSPGGGGSGGAAGTAANPAGVGGGAGGNASCGLCVAGLGGGGGGGGGDGFVGATLNGVTGVMTGGAGGNGGNATSNSLLAGADGGSGGGGGAGAVLSGSGSTSTAANVSGGAGGSGGTALSSGGAGFGGGGGSGLVDSGVNVTNSFSITGGNGGAGGSGAQAGTGRSGGNGGAGVTGSSFTLTNTGIVQGGNGGATGGNGSGTGTGVLGAGGVGVQGANLQIVNGGTISGGTAGDSSTRANAIAFTGGANSLQLQLGWSFVGNVVSTGGTSTLILGGDATNVSANQAGTSVSTVFALSQIGTVFQGFSGFQKTGASTWQLIGSTSDSTPWTISAGVLQLGNGTTNGSITGNVTNNATLAFDPASGTTLTNASEISGTGQVQQIGAGITVLSGVNSYAGGTAINAGTLQVAADANLGAAAGTLAFNGGTLNTTASFASSRATTLDAGGGTFDVGSGTTLTMGGAISGAGLLTKTDTGSLVLTGTNSYAGGTTISAGTLQLGDGTTNGSITGNVTNNATLAFDPAASTTLTNTSAISGTGQAQQIGSGTTVLTGASTYTGGTTISAGVLQLGDGTTNGSITGNVTNDATFAFDPASGTTMTNPGAISGTGQVQQIGAGTTVLTGVNTYTGGTTISGGVLQLGDGTTNGSITGSVTNNATLAFDPASGTTITNAGVISGSGDVQQIGAGITMLSGANTYTGGTTIDAGTLQVAADDNLGGAAGALTFNGGTLNTTASFASSRATTLDAGGGTFDVGSGTTLTMGGTISGAGLLTKTDTGVLVLTGTNGYTGGTTISAGTLQLGNGTTNGSITGNVTNNATLAFDPAASTTLTNASAISGTGQVQQIGIGTTVLTGASSYTGGTTISAGVLQLGDGTTNGSITGNVTNDATLAFDPATGTTMTNSGLISGAGQVQQIGAGTTVLSGTNAYTGGTTIDAGTLQLANASAAGTGTVTVDTAAGNTAQGLSLAFSSAGNFANTLSGSGVTTVAAGSALATITGSNASYAGNWQIAGNAAVAPASTTSTANLGTGTVNVAAGGGLTVATSGAFAFNNALTGSGALSASSGGQAFSFGSAAGSAFQGTATLSNDTFALAGANTTALTNATLVLGAGNVTTVGDGNHTIGALTFDGGTAVFDGTAPAQQVATSLVTTGALDISGSGAVRINVPNPYEPPVPTPSGDLSLFQQSQMNNGLKLIAAASVTGTGSGLALEDQNGNAVSAAQNVNVQQNGNVVAIGTYDYALGTGASDDGLYVGYQLNQLALQAGQSLTLTEDPGATGADADLAAQLTGTGNLVIAANDVVSLSNAGNTFTGTTLVQSGTLQANAANVIASSGAVDVESTFDTNGFSQSLNNLTGTAAASIALSGNDTLTLNGGASPNTFAGVIGGAGSLVQASGTEVLTGANTYTGGTTISGGTLQLGDGTTNGSITGNVTNDATLAFDPAAATTMTNPGLISGSGQVQQMGAGTTVFTGTQTYTGGTTISAGVLQLGDGTTNGAIAGSVTDNATLAFDPATGTTTSHAGVISGLGVVQQIGAGTTVLTGANTYTGGTTISSGVLQLGDGTTNGSIAGSVTNDATLAFDPAAGTTTTNAGMISGSGDVQQIGAGITVLSGANAYTGGTTLNAGTLQVAADDNLGGAAGALTFNGGTLNTTASFASSRATTLNAGGGTFGVGSATTLTMGGVISGAGALTKTDAGSLVLTGTNSYTGGTTISVGTLQLGNGTTNGSVAGNVTNNATLAFDPAAGTTMANASVIAGAGQVQQIGTGTTVLTGASSYTGGTTISAGVLQLGDGTTNGAITGNVTDNATLAFDPAASTTLTSAVAISGAGQVQQIGTGTTNLTGDSSTFAGATSVTSGTLLVSGALGDAGSTASVSSGGTLGGGGTLGGSVSVADGTLAPGTTSVSGSPGTLTIGGDLALTGASTLNYHFGQANVVGGPFNDLTEVGGNLTLAGTLNVTSSVGSFDPGIYRIISYGGALTDNGLTVGALPSGTSATVQTSIATEVNLLNTTGVTANFWDGASSPRNNGAVDGGDGVWQSAAGNDNWVASDGALNVPYTSGAFAIFAATPGTVTVDNSAGPVVSGGMQFAIGGYRVEGGPITMAAGGHFIRVGDGTEDGTGYVATIASALTGSGGIDKDDLGTLILTGANSYTGGTTISGGVLQLGDGTTNGSITGNVTNNATLAFDPASGTTMTNPGLISGTGQVQQIGAGTTVFTGTQTYTGGTTIGAGVLQLGDGTTNGALAGNVTNDATLAFDPAASTTTTNSSVISGTGQVQQIGAGVTVLGGANAYTGGTAINAGTLQVAADNNLGGAAGALTFNGGALNTTASFASSRATTLNANGGTFDVDAATTLTMSGALSGAGGLTKTDTGTLVLTGTNTYAGGTTISGGTLQLGDGTTNGVITGNVTNNATLAFDPAAGTTLTSAVAISGAGLVQQTGVGTTNLTGDSSAFSGVTNVTGGALLVSGALGGAGSTTTASSGGTLGGGGTLGGNVSVADGTLAPGDARLGGGPGTLTIGGDLALTGASTLDYHFGQANVIGGPFNDLTDVGGNLTLAGTLNVTSSVGSFDPGIYRIIGYGGGLTNNGLSIGALPAGTTAAVQTSIANEVNLLNTTGITADFWDGASSPRNNGAVDGGDGVWQSAAGNDNWVASDGALNVPYTNGAFAIFAAAPGTVTVDTSVGPVVSGGMQFASDGYRIQGGPITLAAGTDLIRVGDGTEDGAGYVATIASELTGSGGIDKDDLGTLVLSGANTYTGGTTVSAGTLRLAGGGTLGAAGGATTVSGGLLDLGGTTQTQDAGLTLVSGEVNNGTLFSSTGFALQSGSASASLAGSGALDKTTAGTVTLTGANTYTGATTIDAGTLAIGSGGSIAASSGVTLTAAGAVFDVTAGGNQTVKDLAGVAGSTVDVGASTLNFGTGNSTTFAGSFTGSGALVWQGGGTFSLTGDSSRFGGTTTVAAGTFAIGTDAAPDASLGGDVVVSGGTLKGFGTIGGNLANRSGTVAPGGSIGTLTVSGNYTQNAGGTLAIEVNPASASQLKVGGAASLDGKLALLFAPGTYNPTSYKLLTAQSVGGTFSAVSGSNPGGLTQSIDYHPADVTLRLSTPSPSSPSLPPPPLVVAPDNDTIYTALTSIAVLNAQQINGILLDRIGQRRAGIADGPVAGLGDPAPQLQYASAFGPLPAVQSLPTAARGAWFRGIGNFTSLSGRAGAPGFTGSTGGFLLGYDQPFADNAYLGVAGGYLNSSVDEHSTSSGSIESARISLYGGVVLGPSLFTATAGYAHDWMRTERGIAGIGTARESHGGDEATFAGQWSMPLAIPGLAGGSATLTPKVGIQYVHLSEGGFTDTGAGGFDLGADSRSADSFQPYFGFALGQRFTTRGGTDITPELRVGYAYETLSNARRMTVIAADGTAFPVTGVPPSRNQLTAGIGVTMSAGPNLSFYANYDAILPVANTRSQTFQAGLRWRF